In one Aricia agestis chromosome 21, ilAriAges1.1, whole genome shotgun sequence genomic region, the following are encoded:
- the LOC121737607 gene encoding cytochrome P450 4C1-like: MLFIITLIIFGFWAWNRRKRDSKEPPMLPGAVPLIGHAYHFIGDSAEVVLWKKLEDVSDKCSDAGGVIQAQIGPRTVYVVTDPEDCMTISNACLQKDGYYDFAKPWLGEGLVTGTLSIWRVHRKLLNPAFSQIVLDGFLDLLNRQARRLVKDLSAEVGKGPFDHWVYTRHNAIETICLTALGVDFSDKTILTAEYVQATEKILNVFVERFLKIWWHNNFLYDFSNLKKKQDELLKILHHMSITVLKKRKAEYLKNRNNVEETEKPTITGVKFKPFMDLLLELSIEKGAFDDREIREHIDTMIIGGHDTSAAVLMFSLLLIGSYPEVQEKIFDELREVFGDDDRDASKHDLSQLVYLEAVLKESMRIYPIVPVIARALDKDVKLRHCTLSAGRTCFMLVCGIHRYPCWGPDSAQFKPERWLDQANLPEHPGAFAAFSMGRRICIGKSYAYMSMKTTLAHVLRHYKVKGDHSKLTLKMDVMLKPVGGHHISIERRKKLVK, translated from the exons ATGCTCTTCATCATAACCCTCATCATCTTCGGGTTCTGGGCGTGGAACCGGCGGAAGAGGGACTCCAAGGAACCGCCGATGTTGCCTGGTGCTGTACCTCTCATTGGCCACGCATACCACTTCATTGGAGACAGTGCTG AAGTTG TGCTGTGGAAGAAGCTAGAGGACGTGTCAGACAAGTGCTCCGACGCTGGTGGAGTCATCCAGGCGCAGATCGGACCCAGGACTGTTTatg TGGTGACAGACCCTGAGGACTGTATGACGATATCCAACGCGTGTCTTCAGAAGGACGGCTACTACGACTTCGCCAAGCCCTGGCTGGGAGAAGGCCTGGTCACTGGGACTC TGTCAATATGGAGAGTCCACCGGAAGCTGCTCAACCCGGCCTTCAGCCAGATAGTCCTGGACGGGTTTCTGGACCTCCTCAACCGCCAGGCTCGGAGGCTGGTGAAGGACTTGTCGGCGGAGGTCGGCAAAGGGCCCTTTGACCACTGGGTGTATACACGGCATAACGCCATTGAGACTATTTGCT TGACCGCCCTAGGCGTAGACTTTAGCGACAAGACGATCCTCACGGCGGAGTACGTGCAAGCGACGGAGAAGATACTAAATGTGTTCGTGGAGAGATTCCTCAAGATCTGGTGGCACAACAACTTCCTGTACGACTTCAGCAACCTGAAGAAGAAGCAAGATGAGCTGTTGAAGATACTGCATCATATGTCTATCACG gtaCTCAAGAAGAGGAAAGCAGAATACTTGAAGAACAGAAATAACGTAGAGGAAACAGAAAAACCAACTATTACAG GAGTCAAATTCAAACCCTTCATGGATCTTCTTTTAGAACTTTCTATTGAGAAGGGGGCGTTTGATGATAGGGAGATCAGAGAGCACATAGACACCATGATCATAGGGGGTCATGACACATCGGCCGCGGTGCTGATGTTCAGTTTATTACTGATAGGATCCTACCCTGAGGTTCAGGAGAAGATATTTGATGA GCTTCGTGAAGTATTCGGTGATGACGACCGCGACGCGTCCAAGCACGATCTCTCGCAGCTCGTCTACCTGGAAGCTGTTCTGAAGGAGAGCATGAGGATATACCCCATAGTGCCCGTCATAGCGAGAGCCCTGGATAAGGACGTTAAGTTGC GCCACTGCACCCTCTCGGCCGGTCGCACCTGTTTCATGCTGGTCTGCGGGATCCACCGCTACCCGTGCTGGGGCCCCGACTCCGCCCAGTTCAAGCCGGAGCGCTGGCTTGACCAGGCCAACTTGCCTGAGCATCCGGGAGCCTTTGCCGCGTTCAGCATGGGCAGACGGATATGTATAG GTAAGTCCTACGCGTACATGTCGATGAAGACGACGCTGGCGCACGTGTTACGTCACTACAAGGTGAAGGGGGATCACAGCAAACTGACTCTCAAGATGGACGTCATGCTGAAGCCCGTGGGCGGACACCACATTAGCAttgagaggaggaagaagctcGTCAAGTAG
- the LOC121737861 gene encoding venom allergen 3-like — MFVTIFLLISRVLGDDGYCSLGYRRLCQGKGMHVACQFPEAGPGPLCQNYSRVEINPRIQKLIIDEINRRRQHLAAGQVFVRDGQRIPQPRAMMLVSWDQELAYLAQRLADQCQFVHDECRATVRYPYAGQSVGEVRTRRPIPVARAIARVIAAWWSERRHVRVEQLMSPFRPDKGLKWGHFSQLSIWNLQAVGCGATTSSTMLLVCDFSHTNMLGQTTLVAGPVGECPAGTRRRMEFPLLCAPMESPKNIVEENREEVSEDIPKFIESSGNKGVFEGRTIRPKWRRTRTKWNQRVALNLDKEDLEQLYRDTGFRVNYYEKKPTSLNK; from the exons ATGTTCGTTACAATTTTCCTGTTGATATCCAGAGTTTTGGGCGATGATGGCTACTGTTCCCTGGGGTACAGGAGACTTTGCCAAGGGAAGGGCATGCATGTGGCATGCCAGTTTCCAGAG GCAGGCCCAGGACCACTCTGTCAGAACTACTCGCGTGTCGAAATAAATCCTAGGATACAGAAGCTTATAATTGATGAAATAAATAG AAGACGCCAGCATTTGGCAGCTGGACAGGTGTTCGTGAGAGATGGACAGCGCATACCTCAACCTCGGGCAATGATGTTAGTT AGTTGGGATCAAGAGCTGGCGTACTTGGCCCAGCGGTTGGCAGACCAGTGTCAGTTTGTACACGATGAGTGTAGAGCTACTG TCCGCTACCCCTACGCCGGCCAAAGTGTAGGCGAGGTGCGCACGCGCAGGCCGATCCCTGTCGCCCGTGCCATCGCCCGTGTGATAGCCGCGTGGTGGAGCGAGAGGAGGCACGTTAGAGTGGAACAGCTGATGTCGCCATTCAGACCTGACAA AGGCCTAAAATGGGGTCACTTCAGCCAGCTCTCCATCTGGAACCTCCAGGCTGTTGGCTGCGGGGCCACCACAAGCAGCACCATGCTCCTCGTCTGCGACTTCTCTCACACCAACATGCTGGGCCAGACCACGTTAGTGGCGGGGCCTGTTGGAGAATGCCCAGCGGGTACTAGAAGGAGGATGGAGTTTCCCTTGTTGTGTGCTCCG ATGGAATCTCCTAAGAACATTGTGGAAGAGAATAGAGAGGAGGTTTCAGAAGATATTCCCAAGTTCATAGAATCTTCTGGGAATAAAGGAGTATTTGAAGGAAGAACCATTAGGCCGAAATGGAGACGAACAAGAACTAAATGGAATCAAAGA gTAGCACTTAATCTAGATAAAGAAGATCTAGAACAATTATACAGAGACACAGGATTCAGAGTCAATTACTACGAAAAGAAACCGAcaagtttaaataaatga